Proteins from a single region of Desulfobacter postgatei 2ac9:
- a CDS encoding OmpA family protein → MIRYILFFAGALFLISCSAKTSVILLPEQDNNASAVIVSNDRSSIALEKPYSCATVGNSKSRIDTKIIEKNKVEDDYKALFQAEPLKPVSILLYFEFGSDRLLPESAALIVDVLKLSKEREPSEVSIIGHSDSMGKADYNYKLALDRAKLVEKIIKDANIDLKNMSVTSHGENDPLVITGDNVSEEKNRRVEIMVK, encoded by the coding sequence ATGATTCGCTATATTCTTTTTTTTGCGGGAGCTCTTTTTCTTATTTCCTGCAGTGCGAAGACCTCTGTAATCCTTTTGCCGGAGCAGGATAATAATGCAAGTGCTGTAATCGTATCAAACGATAGGTCCTCTATAGCGCTGGAAAAACCCTATAGCTGCGCAACGGTCGGCAATTCGAAATCAAGGATTGATACAAAAATAATTGAAAAGAACAAAGTTGAGGATGACTACAAAGCGCTTTTTCAGGCAGAACCGTTAAAACCTGTCTCTATTCTTCTTTATTTTGAATTTGGCTCGGATCGTTTGTTACCTGAGTCTGCAGCCTTAATTGTCGATGTACTCAAACTATCTAAAGAGCGGGAACCCTCTGAGGTAAGTATTATTGGCCACTCTGATTCCATGGGAAAAGCGGATTATAATTATAAGCTGGCCCTGGATCGAGCCAAACTAGTGGAAAAAATTATAAAAGATGCAAATATTGATTTGAAAAATATGTCGGTTACCTCCCATGGTGAAAATGATCCCTTAGTGATTACGGGTGACAATGTATCAGAAGAAAAAAATCGAAGAGTTGAGATAATGGTCAAGTAA
- a CDS encoding FecR family protein, whose translation MKHIIKIVIFFMVGCWATAFAQDGKVGFIKKLSGDVSIKRGETIVATAQGDPILKSDVLITKTDSSVGIIFTDGTTIAIGQNTECNIENYMFEPKANAYAFNLYLKKGKAIYNSGRIGKLAPDKVSLKTPNAIVGTRGTHFIIQVN comes from the coding sequence ATGAAGCATATTATAAAGATTGTTATATTTTTTATGGTTGGGTGTTGGGCAACTGCATTTGCTCAAGATGGAAAGGTTGGATTTATCAAAAAGCTTTCCGGCGATGTTTCAATCAAACGGGGAGAAACAATCGTTGCTACTGCTCAAGGGGATCCGATTCTTAAATCAGATGTGTTAATTACAAAAACTGACAGTTCTGTTGGAATCATATTTACGGACGGGACAACGATTGCCATAGGCCAGAATACGGAATGTAACATTGAGAACTATATGTTTGAACCTAAAGCAAATGCATATGCCTTTAACCTGTATCTTAAAAAGGGAAAAGCGATCTATAATTCAGGCAGAATTGGAAAACTTGCGCCGGACAAAGTCTCGTTAAAGACGCCAAATGCAATTGTCGGCACCAGGGGAACGCATTTTATTATTCAAGTAAATTAA